Part of the Chanodichthys erythropterus isolate Z2021 chromosome 13, ASM2448905v1, whole genome shotgun sequence genome is shown below.
attcacaaaattctaaactttcattgaaggaaaacaattgaaagtgtggggaaactcacattatgaaataaatgtttttctccaatacatgttggccacaattattggcacccctagtaattcttatgagtaaaatatctctgaagtatattcccattcatatttacatttttttagcacaacagggtgatcatgaacatgaaattgtccagccatgacttcctgttccacaggagaataaacatgaggaaacacaaaggccaaatccccgtaatcattcatcacaatgagaaaaaccaaagaatatagttctgatgtgcaacAAAAGATTGtagagcttcacaaaatagaaagtggctgtaagaaaatagctaaagcattgaaaatccccatttccactattagggcaataattaagaagttccaattaactaaagatgttacaaatctgcctggaagaggacgtgtgtctaaatcgccctaatgcgcggtgaggaggaaagtttgagtggccaaagactctccaaggatcacagctggagaattgcagagattagttgagtcttgactctcagaaagcctaaaaaaaaatatcaaacagcacctacatccccacaagatgttcgggagggtttcaagaaaaatcctctgctctcatccagaatcaatctccagcatattcagttgtcagtcaagactggaacttcaaactggaccggcttctatggtcagatgaaactaaaaacagagctaaaaaaaagagctttttggcagcaaacccaccagatgggtttggtgcacacatagataaaaagtaccccatgcccactgttaaatatactgctggatctttaatgttgtgggcctgtttttctgctggaggtcctggacatcttgttcagatacatgttatcatggattctatcaaataccaacagataaaaaaatcaaaacctgaccgcttctgctagaaatccaataatgggctgtggttggatcttccatcaggacagtgatccaaaacaaacatcaaatccaacacaaaaatgggtcactgagcacaaaatgaagcttctgccatgaccatctcagttccctgacctgaaccctaaagaaaatgagtggagtgaactgaagagaagaagcaccaacatggagctgggaatctgaaggatctggagagattctgcatgaaggaatggtctctgatctcttgtcaggtgttctccaaactcatcaggcattataggtgaagactgagagctgttatcttggcaaaaggaggctgcaaaaatttttgaataaaagggtgccaataattgtggccaacgtgttttggagaaaacatttatttcataatgtgagtttccccccacttccaattattttcctttaatgaaaggttagaattttgtgaatgcagatttattttcacagctgcttttgctcataattactaagggtgccaataattgtggagggcactgtgtatatatatatattttttatttattttctttctttttcccaCCTTCTGGACATTCTgggtttttattacattatacaCTATATTATACACTTCTCTCTAAAATAGCAGCcttttattgcaaaaaaaagttttgaagcAGAAAATCATCCAGACATCATCCATTGTCCATACTATGCAAACCACACAATTGTCAGCGTCAACGTCAGcatcaccccccaaaaaaaacaaacaacaatttGGTCCTTTACTCTTGGCTGAACACAAAACATTCATTAGTTTGACACGCATCTAATCACACGATATTTACAAATCCTCATTCtttaaaaacaacagcaaataTTGACCAAAGCTTGATTACACCACACTAACCACACTGTAAAGTCAGTACAATACCAGTAAGAGCATCATTGGCTCACTTGTTGcctaatttataaaaaaaataaaaataaattaaaaacatatgcaaGTGCTACAGAAAATCTCTGAATGGCAAATTTGTAGTTTAAGATAAGGATGATTGCACAGAAATCATCTCTTGGCACATTGTTCAAGCTTGATGGACAGGTCGTGAACAGCAGGTATGCCATCATCTTTTCTGAAAAGACAATGAGAAAATACAAAGAGCTGGCATGGTATAGAAATAAATGATACTGGCAAGGCCAACTTATTGCCTGTGGTATGATTATTAGTTTGGCAATACATAAAACAACCACATTACAAGAACTTTGGcacttttaaatgttaaatgtaatctaGCTGTTGTCTATTCTTCACCAATGCATGTGCTGTGAAAGGTAAAAAACACTCTTATCTACTAAGCTTACTCTGACTCTACCACGTGACAAAACCAAATAAGTACTTTTCATTGCCTTCTAATGACCTCTTGCACCACACAGAATACTTAATATGTCCAAGGCGGAGAGATCTCCATAACATCTATCACTCAATGTGTACAACTTAAACCAAAAAGAACCTGCTACAGAATAAACCTTAAACTAAAAGAAATCATTTCATCTGTGATAAAAAGTTCAACAacatacattttcattaaaatggaaaaatagcATTCAAGTTGAATCCTGTGAAGTAGCTGCGAGGtgcaaataaataatgataaagTAGTGAGCAGCTTGTGTTACAGTTCATAGATAGAATGTCCAAATTCATGGAGCAGAATCAGGGATGACCGACTTGTCAAACAATTAAAGCAGACTTTAATGGCTCACAGCAGACTCTAGCTGCAGACTGATGAGTCCTTTAACCAGGCCAGACGATGACGTATGCCGTAACCAAACGTCGTTCAGACTAGATTGTATTCCTTCAGTGTGAGCTGCAAGATGGTGTCCTTGACAGCAGCAAACACGAATCTGATGTTTTCCGTGTCAGTGGCACAGGTGAAATGAGAATAAATGATTTTTTCCGAGTCTGGATTCAGGTCGACAAACATCTTCAGGATAAATTCCCGTGCGGCTTGAGCATCTCTCTGGGCTCCTTGGAGAGGAAAATAGATCTTGGTTAACTTGGTCATCCTGAAAATCATCTGAGATTTtacttaaagtgcccctattatgccttTTTAAGGGTTCCTAAAATTGTTTTGGGTGTCTCCTACAACCggtttacatgcatgcaaggtcaaaaaacccttttgttttctcataatatacatttaatttcacctcagTTCTCAATTATTGGTAAACGATTCGTTAGAAGCAGTTCAAagaatcagtctctctaaacccctcctttccgtgAGCTTACACTGCTccgattggtcagatggcccaatcctttgtgattggtctactgcatTCACCGCGCCTATTGCCATAACTGAATGACAGCTATCAATACGTTACGTTAGCCAAGCTGCTGTGGTATTATTGAAAAAATGAATTTCCCTGGTGTCTGTGCGAGCGATAAGCAGACGGACAATATGTTAATGTTTCGTTGTGACGTCACAACGAAACGGCTAGGGATTCATTTTACAAACGACTCGTTTAATTGACTCGGAGTCTACTCTTAGGCTACGTCTACACTAATCTGgatatatttttaaacgttTTCCAAAAGTTGCTCATCCACACTGAAACGTATGAAAACGCTTACATCCCCCTACTGCGCATGAGTAAAGCTTCGACCTGCGTCATTCCCGCTAGGTGTTTATTTACTTTCCGGctctttgaaactttgaggcAATGTCGAGGAAAGGCactgagttttttttaaatggaccgACAGTGTGGTGGAGTTGTTGCTGCGAGTAACACAGGAGTATTAAAGTGGCCAAAGCAAGCGAGAATGTAGACTGGGAGACGTGTCTTGGCTGAATTGGTCATATGACTGCATCACATGACTAAAAATGCATCATAGTATTCAAAAGCCTCAGTTTTCACAGTCCACACTACGACGGCGTTTTCAAATGTATCCGCTTTGGAGAGCGTTTTCCAAAAGCTATGTTTTCATTGACTTAAAACGCCGTCTCAGTGTGGACGGAAGGCCAAAACGGAGAGAAAAATTTACTTTTTCACACGAAAACGTATTAGTGTGGACATGGCCTTACTTTGAGACAACTTTATATACGGTGCACTTTtagatttaaaatatttttcattcacTTAGAGATGTTACATACTACATGAgaggtaattttcaaaaatccataataggggcacttaaAAATAACCTCTAACTTAGAATATGCTCACACTGTCAGTTCAAATCTGATTATGTGTGTATCCGACTGGAATCGGATTGAAATTATTGACTGTACACTATGTATCGCAACTGTTCGGATCTGATGTGCGTCTCACGgctttcttttgttttccagAACACCCGTGTTGGTTTCCATGCCAATGATGTTGCATTGGTAGGTTGGCAAAGTTGTCTCAAGGCAGGAACACCACCGACGCCGACAAACAAGTggtgacgaaagcagactgcggggttggatCACGTCGGCAGCGCCTGGGTCCAAAGTTgtcctgacacaccaaaccatcGCTCGAAAgctgacggccaagtagcacgtccgttctgcgcctgttTAAGATGTAATGCCTTTCCGAATCAGCAGGTGGCAGAAGctgagccaatcagaatgatcagatggctcGATGGACAAGCTCCGACACACGGAATCAGCTGAAAAAAAGccaacgaggaccaacttcagccaacggtgtggaacacactgagaaaacttgaACAAAAActggccgaccgtcggcttgatGTGTTTCTGCCTTTAGAATATGACAATGTGTAGCGCTGGACTACTAATGAAGCAGCAACAGAAATGGAAGCTTTTATGAGTGGCTTTATTCTGTGCTGAAGAGTGAAGACATCCCATCACTGGACCACAGAGATGTCtccattatattataattttctgCGTGACCTGCACATTGACAACAACACAACGCAACCTTGTTTCTGCAACGTCTGCTGTGTTTATTTTACGTGAGAAAGTGACGCATAATCAGAAAAGCTACTCGAAATCTGATCAGAGCAGTCAGATTGAAATGGATTTCCAAAAATGAGATTTGAATAGAATTTCAACCCACAAATGATTGTAGCTTGAAATGGATTTCTTGTGATTTTTTTGCGTTCACACTTGCTAAATCTGATCGGATACTAATAGGAtaggatttggactgacagtctgaacaAGGCTTTAAAGTATGAGCACTAGTATTAGCAATGCTTTAGCAAGCACCACAGAAAGACTCTACATAAAAAGCTACATAATGGATCATAAATTGACATAGGTAAACAGCAAACTGATTATTAAGAGCATCAGTTCATTCCTTTTCAAATCTCAGAAAACAGATTTGAAAAAcaacaaagtatttttaaacctacCATCATATTCAGGAAAGTAATCTACAAGAtgtgaaaacattattttctcTTCCAAAAGGTCTTTCTTGTTCAGAAAAAGAATAACTGATGAATTCTGGAACCAGGGGTATGTTATTATCGTCCTAAACAATGCTTTGCTTTCCTCCATTCGATTCTGTGGGGGAAAAATAACATAACAGGGCCATTTCAGTGGTTATTTTAGTCCTACTTTAGTCCAGCAATCAACACTAACATTCAGTTCACCGCTTCTGacaatttcagaaaaaaataaaagtgcttTCATTCAAGCATTGCTAAAGTTTGCCAGCTTGCCATTTAAAGTTCAGAAAGAAAAGTAGTTCACTCTCTACTGGTTACATGATCACATCATTCAACCAGAGTTTTGAGACAGCCAAAGACAGTTTTTATACGTTCAGTATACGCAGGTACAaaactttcatttaaaaaaaaagtcaagtggtgtgtgtattaaaaaaaaaaaaaaaaaaaagtttgttgtcACTCAACAAATGGCCACCTGCATGTTGGTTTCCACAATGAATTTTGAGGGTATTGATTTTGCAGATTGAATTATTCCaagcaatattttaaaacagcTTTACTACTTTTTATTCTGTAAGAAATAAGAATATAATATTGCaagaaataatttaaaaagattATGCCACacagtttaaatatttttttcaagaatGTCATGCTTtcattaaagtccccctgtgtttgaaatcgctggtgtttctgactactttgtaaccaatcacatcaacgTGCCggtgggctttagcatatcattaactgaccACGCAAGGAAGTCTCAAAAGAAGTTTATTCTGGTATTTTTTCCATTGATATGAAAAATTTGGTAGATTTAACAACATGGCGGGTGTATGATgcatattacgatgttatgatgaactatatgcctttcttcaCTGACATTCcgagttgttcaaagcatttgtaaggatactgattgttagaaggcagctgtatGACTTGTGAATGCGAACATGGTTtgtataacattattattagctgtttgataacacaGTCAAGCAAAATGCTAATCTTATTAATTAGCTTTATGTGTCCGACATTGTCAAAAGCAATACCATTGTActgcgtttacctcagtaagttgaccaagTGGTCATCTGAACTTGTGCGAGTAAGTGGATGTggggctaattatcatattcatagatccgtgtatattaaatgaggcaagggtgtagagtttcattcaagctattttaaggcattaagatttttttcacaagaaataaacatttaaatacgtAATCTTGACGATAAAAgttgagttttaagggataaaattatttattactacagggggactttaagatttttcttttctttgctaCACTTAATGGTTATCCACACTTCACCCCCAAAAAAGACATCTATGCATGTATAAAATCACTGTATGGAATTGTTTAATCttattaaaaaagcaaaaaaaaaaaaagaaaaaagaaagatgacATTGGATTATGTCATTTATATGATCAAATAAACGtctgtgctaaaaaaaaaaaaaaaaaatatagaagtTCTGCAAGCAATTTAAGTGGCAAGTAACAGCTTTGGCTCCCTCTGCTGGTACTTCATTTACCTCATTGTCAGACTCGACCAGAACTTGGTCATATTCGCTGAGTGCTACCAGGAACATGATGGAGGTGACGTTTTCAAAGCAGTGGATCCACTTCCGCCGTTCTGACCGCTGCCCCCCTACATCCACCATCCTAAAATGAAGGAGGGGTCATGAGGTTAAAAGGTCACACGCTTTGGGAGCAGTTTGGGATCATGAAGGCATCTGAACACTGGTCAAACTGAGTATTTTGTATCAGTGCAATACTAGATGAACACCTGACTAGAAGAGTAACTGTAAAGAGAAGACTTACCTGAATATGACACTATGTAGGTCGAAGGGGTATTCAATGATGCCTGTTGTGGGCACTCTCACCCTGAGCACATCTTGCTGGGTGGGAATGTAGGAAGGGTTGGTGATGCGATCTAGTGAATTTAGGTAACTGTAGACAAACAGCAaacatttcacaattctgaggaatCTCCAGGTTTTTCTACTGCAATACTTGGAAGAATCTCAAAACCTGTCAAGAATGTGTCTGAGTTGCATTTTACCTCAAACAACAAAAAGTATTATATGCAATATATTCAGGATAAAGgcagaatattttgtttgttttcaatattttcaagcaaattaagcacatttctatgaaagcttgtttccgccactgaataacaaataaaaaaggtaattgcaactttttagctcacaattctgtccccccccccccctccctcaCACAATTGCGTGCTTacatctcgcatttctgactttttttttttttcaaaatttcatgatataaacttgcagttgcGTTATAAAAGATCTCTaagctcacaattctgagaaatagtcTTAAATGCAATATATAAAACTTATATCTGAGAAAATAAtatttgcaattctgattttttttcctcgcaattgcgattttatagctcgcaattctgacttcttttatcagaattggactttataactcgcaattacatgttataaagtcagaactgcgagatataaactcaattgtgaggaaaaaaaaagtcaacattTCGAGATAATTTCACTattatcttttaaaataaataaaaattggatGGAAATGGACTTCCTTACATTCCCCATTCTCAATagcatattttgtttttttgttttaatattttatatattttttcactagggtaatgaaacagatttttaaaacaaatgattgTGTACATTGGAATATAAAATGTGCAGAACATTTCATATGGTAGCCCAGAGTTACTGTCAGAATTAAATGTTAGTTTAGCATATTAGTTAAATCTTCTGCAAAAACTCACTTTTACTCACTGCTTGCCAGCCTACAGCTCAGAGGAAAAATATTTCTCAGAGATTTCATTTAAGTATCAATTTTGAAACAAACTGTAGTAACTGCAGAGCTCAGATCATTCGGTCTTGGGAGAATTTGATGAtaaatgttttgaggagaaCTTTTGAGTGTAGACTTTGGTGTCTTGGCAAATCTGAGGACAATGCAAGACATTGTTAAGATCTCTAAGAACGCACATTAGAATATTGGTGCCCATTTCCTAACGAGAAAAATCAGAAGCAGAAGACTTCACTTTAAGCCTCATTTGTTctccatttaaaggtgccgtagaatgcattttcaaaagatgtaatgtaagtctaaggtgtcccctgaatgtgtctgtgatgtttcagctcaaaataccccaaagatttttttttattcatttttttaactgcctattttggggcatcattaaatatgcgccgattcagcgcgcgacccctttaaattctcgtgctccccaccCCTGAGCTcacgactgccttaaacagaataaacaaagttcacacagctaatataaccctcaaaatggatgtttgatagtgctctgtggctaaagctaacattacacacggttggagagatttataaataatgaagttgtgtttatgaattatacagactgaaagggtttaaaaaaatgaaaataacgacagtcttgtctctgtgaatacagtaagaaacgatggtaactttaaccacatttaacagtacattagcaacatgctaacgaaacatttagaaagaatttacaaatatcactaaaaatatcatgttatcatggatcatgtcagttattattgctccatctgccatttttcgctattgttcttgcttgcttacttagtctgttgattcagctgtgcacatccagacgtcctgcccttgtgtaatgccttgaacatgggctggaaTATGcaaatacatattaatgatcccaactgttgcgtaacagtcggtgttatgttgagattcgcctgttcttcagaggtcttttaaataaatgagatttatataaggaggaggaaacaatggtgtttgagactcactgtatgtcatttccatgtactgaacacttgttattcaactatgccaaggtaaattaaattttccattctacggcacctttaatcttGTTGGTGTGTAGGAGAAACAACTCACACATTAGAGAGGTCTCAATGTGAATCTTCTTTCCTATGAAAGGTGACAGGTTTAAGATGCACTCACTATTTTGTGGAATCTGAGAGCTGGTATTCTCTCCTCCGGTCATAACACTCCCGAATTCCTGGGTCATTCCATAAACTCTTGATGGCATCTACATAGGGGTTGACGAACAAGAAGACCTTCTCTACATCTACTTCTCTGACAATGTTTGCATTGGCCTGTGAGGagaaaaagcatttaaaaacaaagcaaTGTATTTAAAACCATTTTAAGAAGCGGATTCTTCAGCCAAAGGGATGTAGGGTACAATAGGGCTAAAGGcgcctttgattttattttcctctaaaccactagatggcacaaaaactTGCCGCATCACTTTCCTAAATATCCGCTTTTCAAAATGCATGTGCAAATTTGTCTGATCCTTAACGCGATCACGGGCAGCAACGCAAAGTTGatctaatatttgatgttttttaaaatgttgttgattAAAGTAGCAAATAAGAAtccattaaattgatttttgtattttcagacaaaggtcttcttaatgatttttaattttgttcaaggtaattcaagcaacagtttttcaataacagaagaatatgtaaaagtatggtatttggggtaaaaaaGTGCCTCTGCTGTTGGGGCAAAAAgcacaataattaacatgataatGAATAGCTGGCTAACTTTTCCATTTCTTGACATGATATGGTTAGATTCACATAGCAAATATCATATATCAAATTGGGTATCCATCTTAGAGATAATACCcatatttataaagaaaatcatattttaaaatatatcaatcatatactgaaatataatttattgttactacTTATATTAAATAGGCTATTATGGGATctcatataataaatatatatatatcacataggcctattttaatgactgtatatttattgaacaaaaatgaattattttatttaacaaaaacagaaaatagtacaaactttGCTAAAGTGATTCTTTTGAACAAGTATTAACCTAGTcgtaataaaaaacattattttagctaAGGTTTTTGTATAAATACTGTGTGCCTTTTACCCACACATGGGGTAAAAGGCCCCCCTCAACACCTCAtacatttataagatttttaaacaaaattaaccactttatgattttttttttatattatatattatatttcacacAAAATATGTTGCTCCAGTGTCCAATAcaaacattatatatttttcctgCAATCATATACTTTGAGAGTAATGAAAAGCACAATTTTTCTTAAAGTGTGCCTTTAGCCCCGCCGTACCCTAATCAACACTAAATGTAACATCCTAACCCACTTATACGTAACCTGGTTACAACTTTATTGACCCATTTTACTTGAGACTCAAATTTGTTAATGTTCTATTTGTCTAAAGTTGTCACTTCACCTGACCCAATAAGATGGAACTTGATTGAGGCGGTGTTCCATAAGACTTTAACTACACACAATGGAAAATGGGTTTGCCTTTGGGGGGTATCtacaaatggaaaaaaaaagcgAGACGGCACATTTCTGGAAGGCAGTAAAATGGTATAATTAATTTCATAGCTTGGAGGGGTAAT
Proteins encoded:
- the gnaq gene encoding guanine nucleotide-binding protein G(q) subunit alpha; this encodes MTLDSIMACCLSEEAKEARRINDEIERQLRRDKRDARRELKLLLLGTGESGKSTFIKQMRIIHGSGYSEEDRRSFTKLVYQNIFTSMQAMIRAMDTLQILYKYEHNKANANIVREVDVEKVFLFVNPYVDAIKSLWNDPGIRECYDRRREYQLSDSTKYYLNSLDRITNPSYIPTQQDVLRVRVPTTGIIEYPFDLHSVIFRMVDVGGQRSERRKWIHCFENVTSIMFLVALSEYDQVLVESDNENRMEESKALFRTIITYPWFQNSSVILFLNKKDLLEEKIMFSHLVDYFPEYDGAQRDAQAAREFILKMFVDLNPDSEKIIYSHFTCATDTENIRFVFAAVKDTILQLTLKEYNLV